One part of the Pirellulales bacterium genome encodes these proteins:
- a CDS encoding beta-L-arabinofuranosidase domain-containing protein gives MKNRAIALLLVLLAQRVVACAAAEPLAPVAFEQVRIDDSFWSPKVETNRTATIEANLRQCEITGRIKNFAVAGKLAPGKHEGALFNDSDVYKMIEGIAYSLSTTRDAQLEERTDAIIEQIAAAQQPDGYLNTYYTLVEPQARWQNIQYGHELYCAGHLIEAAVAYKQATGKSKLLEVALKFADEICRTFGDGRKCDTSGHEEVELALVKLWRAAGERKYLRQARYFLDVRGRGDLRRLFGQYAQDDKPLRQQTEVAGHAVRAMYLYAAMADVAAATGDRELLASLESIWQDVVERKMYVTGGIGPSAHNEGFTVPYDLPNDSAYAETCAAIGMALWNHRLFLMTGDGKYADVLEREVYNGLLSGVSLSGDRFFYVNPLGSTGNHHRVPWFDCSCCPTNVVRYIPGMGERAFATRGDELWTVLYFGNEAVVELAAGTVKVREETRYPWDGEVKLTLAPEKAAAFDFKLRVPGWCHRATVDVNARAVDVQAERGYVTLSRTWQPGDVVTLSLEMPVERVYAAPLVKADVGRVAIQRGPVVYCLEGVDNDGQVRNFVLPRQAKLDATFERDLLGGVVVVRGEGLRAVADDGEDSAPAAADARPLRTQEVKFQAVPYYAWDNRAPGQMLVWLPESPGLAEIPGESGELVRGIRVSASHCWPNDTLAALADGTLPGSSGDHGLPRMTWWNHRGTTEWVAYRFDRPRTLDTVAVYWFDDTGRGECRVPESWRLLWLDGHDWKPVELRAGRAYSTALDEFNRVEFLPVTTRTIKLEAKLRPGFSGGILEWQVP, from the coding sequence ATGAAAAATCGAGCCATCGCCCTGTTGCTCGTTCTGCTCGCTCAACGCGTTGTCGCCTGCGCGGCAGCCGAGCCGCTCGCCCCGGTTGCGTTTGAGCAGGTGCGGATCGACGACTCGTTTTGGTCGCCCAAAGTCGAAACGAACCGCACGGCTACGATCGAGGCCAACCTCCGGCAGTGCGAGATCACCGGCCGCATCAAGAACTTCGCCGTCGCGGGCAAGCTCGCGCCAGGCAAGCACGAAGGAGCGCTCTTCAACGATTCCGATGTCTACAAGATGATCGAGGGAATCGCCTACTCGCTTTCGACAACGCGCGATGCCCAACTCGAAGAGCGGACCGACGCCATTATCGAACAGATTGCCGCCGCCCAGCAGCCCGACGGTTATCTGAACACGTATTACACGCTGGTCGAGCCGCAAGCGCGGTGGCAGAACATCCAGTATGGGCACGAGCTTTACTGTGCCGGGCACTTGATCGAAGCCGCCGTCGCCTACAAGCAGGCCACCGGCAAGAGCAAGCTGCTCGAAGTTGCCCTAAAGTTCGCCGATGAGATTTGCCGCACGTTCGGCGACGGGCGAAAGTGCGATACATCGGGGCACGAAGAAGTCGAGCTGGCGCTGGTCAAGCTGTGGCGCGCCGCCGGCGAGCGGAAATACCTGCGGCAGGCGCGATACTTTCTCGACGTGCGGGGCCGCGGCGACTTGCGCCGGTTGTTCGGCCAGTACGCCCAGGACGACAAGCCGCTGCGCCAACAAACCGAAGTGGCCGGCCATGCGGTGCGGGCCATGTACCTCTATGCCGCCATGGCCGACGTGGCCGCCGCTACCGGCGACCGCGAACTGCTCGCCAGCCTCGAAAGCATCTGGCAAGATGTCGTCGAACGCAAGATGTACGTCACCGGCGGCATCGGCCCCTCGGCCCACAACGAAGGGTTTACGGTCCCCTATGACCTGCCCAACGATTCCGCCTACGCCGAGACGTGCGCGGCGATCGGCATGGCCCTCTGGAACCATCGTCTGTTCTTGATGACCGGCGACGGCAAATACGCCGACGTGCTGGAGCGAGAAGTCTACAACGGGCTGCTGTCGGGCGTGTCGCTGTCCGGCGATCGCTTCTTTTACGTCAACCCGCTGGGAAGCACAGGAAACCATCACCGCGTGCCGTGGTTCGATTGCTCGTGCTGCCCGACGAACGTCGTGCGCTACATTCCGGGCATGGGCGAACGGGCGTTTGCCACTCGCGGCGACGAGCTGTGGACCGTGCTCTATTTCGGCAACGAGGCCGTGGTGGAGTTGGCCGCTGGCACGGTAAAGGTGCGCGAGGAGACCCGGTATCCGTGGGACGGCGAGGTGAAGCTCACGCTGGCGCCTGAAAAAGCGGCGGCCTTCGACTTCAAGCTGCGCGTGCCCGGCTGGTGCCATCGGGCCACGGTCGACGTCAACGCGAGGGCGGTCGACGTCCAGGCCGAGCGCGGCTACGTGACATTGAGCCGAACCTGGCAGCCGGGCGACGTGGTGACGCTTTCGCTGGAGATGCCGGTCGAACGCGTCTACGCCGCTCCGCTCGTCAAGGCCGACGTGGGGCGCGTCGCCATCCAACGCGGGCCGGTCGTCTACTGTCTGGAGGGCGTCGACAACGACGGCCAGGTGCGCAACTTCGTTTTGCCCCGCCAAGCGAAGCTGGACGCCACCTTCGAGCGCGACTTGCTCGGCGGAGTCGTGGTCGTCCGCGGCGAAGGTCTGCGAGCGGTTGCCGACGACGGGGAGGATTCGGCCCCAGCGGCCGCCGACGCGCGGCCGTTGCGCACGCAAGAAGTCAAGTTTCAGGCGGTGCCTTACTACGCTTGGGACAACCGGGCGCCGGGCCAAATGTTGGTTTGGCTGCCCGAGTCGCCCGGACTGGCGGAGATTCCAGGCGAGAGCGGCGAGCTGGTGCGCGGCATTCGCGTGTCGGCCTCGCACTGCTGGCCGAACGATACGCTGGCGGCGTTGGCCGACGGCACGCTGCCCGGCTCATCGGGCGACCACGGTTTGCCGCGCATGACGTGGTGGAATCATCGAGGCACGACGGAATGGGTCGCCTACCGGTTCGATCGGCCGCGCACTCTCGACACGGTGGCCGTCTACTGGTTCGACGACACCGGCCGCGGCGAATGTCGCGTGCCCGAAAGTTGGCGGCTGCTGTGGCTCGACGGCCACGACTGGAAGCCGGTCGAGCTGCGCGCGGGGCGGGCATACTCGACGGCGCTCGACGAATTCAATCGCGTCGAGTTCCTGCCCGTCACGACGCGGACGATCAAGCTCGAAGCCAAACTGCGGCCCGGCTTTTCGGGCGGGATATTGGAGTGGCAGGTGCCGTGA
- a CDS encoding DUF1549 domain-containing protein — protein MPTVLSPAAPPSTAPLHEVIDERIGVALQAKGIAPAARASDAEFLRRIYLDLTGSIPTLGQAQAFLDDKSPVKRQQLVDRLLNSPEYARQTQRVFDVTLMERRPAKHVPQAQWEEYLRTSFAANKPWDVLVREIVAADGADANLRPAARFYLDRDGEPNLLARDVGRLFLGRDMQCAQCHDHPLVENYLQADYYGLLAFFNRSFVFTPKTEPKAVVFAEKAEGDVAFKSVFVDGAADQPARPHLPGEKEIDEPQFEKGQEYAVAPADGVRPVPQYSRRSQLPVLLPRGDNVAFRRNIANRLWALMIGRGLVHPLDMHHAGNPPSHPALLDLLGERIAAMGFDIKAFLRELALSETYQRSSELPPGVEALPPDSFAVAPLKPLTAEQLALAALQATGITDVQRAALGPALNEAALDEKLAGNIAPFVSIFAGPAAQPEQDFQATLEQTLFLSNGSVLRSWIAPQAGNLADRLNRINEAPAVAEHIYLCVLSRRPAAEEVVELTTFLQARAHDRPAAIQGWIWGLLASDEFRFNH, from the coding sequence GTGCCGACAGTGCTTTCGCCGGCAGCACCTCCATCCACCGCCCCGTTGCACGAGGTCATCGATGAGCGGATCGGCGTCGCCTTGCAGGCCAAGGGAATCGCGCCGGCTGCGCGAGCGAGCGACGCCGAGTTTTTGCGACGCATCTATTTGGACCTGACCGGCAGCATCCCCACGTTGGGACAGGCCCAAGCCTTTCTTGACGACAAGTCGCCGGTCAAGCGGCAGCAACTCGTCGACCGTTTGTTGAACAGCCCGGAATACGCGCGGCAGACGCAGCGCGTGTTTGACGTGACGCTGATGGAACGACGCCCGGCCAAGCACGTTCCGCAGGCACAGTGGGAAGAATACTTGCGCACTTCGTTTGCCGCCAACAAGCCGTGGGACGTTTTAGTGCGAGAAATCGTGGCGGCCGACGGGGCCGACGCGAATTTGCGTCCGGCGGCCCGTTTTTACCTCGATCGCGACGGCGAGCCGAATCTGCTCGCGCGCGATGTAGGCCGCCTGTTTCTGGGCCGCGATATGCAATGTGCCCAGTGCCACGATCATCCGCTGGTCGAGAACTACCTGCAGGCCGACTATTACGGACTGCTGGCGTTTTTCAATCGCAGCTTCGTCTTCACGCCCAAAACCGAACCCAAAGCGGTCGTCTTTGCCGAGAAGGCCGAGGGCGACGTGGCGTTCAAGTCGGTGTTTGTGGACGGCGCCGCCGATCAGCCGGCGCGGCCGCACTTGCCAGGCGAAAAGGAAATCGACGAGCCGCAATTCGAGAAAGGCCAGGAGTATGCCGTAGCGCCTGCCGACGGTGTGCGTCCCGTGCCCCAATACAGCCGGCGTTCGCAGTTGCCCGTGCTCTTGCCGCGCGGCGACAACGTCGCCTTTCGCCGCAACATCGCCAACCGGCTGTGGGCGCTGATGATCGGCCGCGGCCTGGTCCATCCGCTCGATATGCACCATGCCGGCAATCCGCCCTCGCACCCGGCCCTGCTCGACTTGTTGGGCGAGCGAATTGCGGCGATGGGCTTCGATATCAAAGCGTTCTTGCGCGAGCTGGCATTAAGCGAAACCTACCAGCGGTCGAGCGAGTTGCCGCCGGGGGTGGAAGCACTGCCGCCCGACAGCTTCGCCGTGGCGCCACTCAAGCCGCTCACGGCCGAGCAACTCGCCCTGGCCGCTCTGCAAGCCACGGGCATCACCGATGTTCAGCGAGCGGCGCTAGGCCCGGCCCTGAACGAAGCCGCGCTCGACGAAAAGCTGGCCGGCAACATTGCCCCGTTCGTAAGCATCTTTGCCGGACCGGCGGCCCAGCCAGAACAAGACTTTCAAGCCACTCTGGAGCAGACGCTCTTCCTTTCCAACGGAAGCGTGCTGCGATCGTGGATTGCACCGCAAGCCGGCAACCTGGCCGACCGGCTGAATCGCATCAACGAAGCGCCCGCCGTCGCCGAGCATATCTACTTGTGCGTGCTCTCTCGGCGGCCGGCGGCCGAAGAGGTGGTTGAGTTGACCACCTTTTTGCAGGCCAGGGCGCACGACCGCCCCGCGGCCATTCAGGGATGGATCTGGGGACTGTTGGCTTCAGATGAGTTCCGGTTCAACCATTGA
- a CDS encoding DUF1501 domain-containing protein, translating to MMGATVGGGLAHVSGLSNLIQPAVAEELAARQKRVLIFFLAGGVSQLESWDPKPNTDTGGPFRAIPTSVPGIHISELLPLTAQQMHRLNLVRGVNTAEDDHGKGAVFMETGRRDSPAQRYPALGSVVSRLVAPPTMALPGYVHIQPGGGGVNKADAAFLGPKFASITIGNGQPPAYLLRPGDLTPAADQQRNDVRLKANQRFTARRRTAETEAYSASYEQARQLVERADVFDVTKEPPQDQERYGSHDFGRHCLLARRLLEQGLTCVKVTHTNYDSHSENFDFHIEQLGEFDRPFATLIDDLAQRGMLDSTLVVVMSEFGRTPNINHLFGRDHWSKAWSVALAGCGMQKGAVIGKTNDNGTAVVDREVDARNLFHTYLRALGVDSTANYPGLNRPIPIGDPAGDAIQELLA from the coding sequence ATGATGGGCGCCACGGTCGGCGGCGGCCTGGCCCACGTATCGGGACTGAGCAACTTGATTCAGCCTGCCGTCGCCGAAGAGTTAGCCGCACGGCAGAAGCGTGTGCTCATTTTCTTTCTGGCCGGCGGCGTAAGCCAATTGGAATCTTGGGATCCCAAGCCGAACACCGATACGGGAGGGCCGTTTCGCGCAATCCCGACCAGTGTGCCCGGCATTCACATCAGCGAGTTGCTGCCCTTAACCGCCCAACAGATGCACCGCCTCAACCTGGTGCGCGGTGTGAACACGGCCGAAGACGACCACGGCAAAGGCGCCGTGTTCATGGAGACGGGCCGACGCGATAGCCCGGCACAGCGTTATCCGGCGCTCGGCTCGGTGGTTTCGCGGCTCGTCGCGCCGCCCACCATGGCGCTACCGGGTTACGTCCACATTCAGCCGGGCGGCGGCGGCGTGAACAAGGCCGACGCCGCGTTTCTGGGGCCGAAGTTCGCGTCGATCACGATCGGCAACGGACAGCCGCCGGCCTATCTGCTGCGGCCGGGCGATCTCACGCCCGCGGCGGACCAGCAGCGCAACGACGTGCGGCTCAAGGCCAACCAGCGTTTCACCGCTCGTCGCCGTACCGCCGAGACGGAAGCCTACAGCGCTTCCTACGAACAGGCGCGGCAGCTCGTAGAGCGGGCAGACGTCTTCGACGTTACCAAGGAGCCGCCGCAAGACCAGGAGCGTTACGGCAGCCACGATTTCGGCCGACATTGCCTTTTGGCCCGCCGACTCCTGGAGCAAGGGCTGACCTGCGTCAAGGTGACGCACACCAACTACGATTCGCACTCCGAGAACTTCGATTTTCACATCGAGCAGCTTGGTGAGTTCGATCGCCCATTTGCGACACTGATCGACGATCTGGCACAGCGGGGCATGCTCGACAGCACGCTGGTGGTGGTGATGTCGGAGTTTGGCCGCACGCCAAACATCAACCATCTCTTCGGCCGCGACCACTGGTCGAAGGCCTGGTCGGTGGCGCTGGCCGGCTGCGGCATGCAAAAGGGGGCGGTCATCGGCAAGACGAACGACAACGGCACGGCGGTGGTCGATCGCGAAGTCGATGCCCGGAATTTGTTTCACACTTACCTGCGCGCGCTGGGCGTCGATTCAACGGCGAATTATCCGGGACTGAACCGGCCGATTCCGATCGGCGATCCGGCGGGCGACGCGATTCAGGAGCTATTGGCATGA
- a CDS encoding carboxypeptidase regulatory-like domain-containing protein — MTYTANRRQCLQTSAAAIVVLALAGTMQLASRADEKDQGPVQKKVATEASTKDSGELRKMAISVRDEQGRPLSGVNVHASVWEIERGKNRFPNRDYTTNEMGVAEIEIPRRLLILRIWPSRDGYVPQVIGFEQGTHDEGRLIPDAYDFTLQAGHRLSGFVVDLDGKPIANARVQVEVEVDERSGGANPKPIISGWLEDAAITGEDGRWEITNAPAQREGTDYEFRLQVTHPEFAGDTRWGELQEAQGITTEQLRAGTAKLILDRGVSFSGTITGPDGKPVTKGLVIWNDRPYWAQGVNETQIDEAGHYETKRLAPGKYPLTVLAPGFAPERRMIQAKQSQEHFDFQLDAGHPIKIQLVDASGKPVPKAYVQIGEWRGTEAIYNHKHSNVPDSGIPRSADEDGVYTWDWAPADAVAYRIIAQGYDVKEVTLVAKDKPHRVQLASAITIFGKVVDAASGEPVELFRVIPVKAFRPDFYSTDFQAGSVAEGKDGRYRIEIDSYGETGNRYRVRIEAEGYRTVLGQKSLAVGDAPLEEDFKLERATALEGTVLDPNGEPGDGFTAAVGTPTVATQFGLEGADTSFGIGFDVRGSNTFKLPATFEPSRIRVFNQSGFAEVLRQPDEPIGTIALQPWASVSGRLVQDDKPVPNEWIYFHPLAERALTEARFQDSFTAKTDLDGHFHFDRLPPMSGAVHAYLGPWRDSVLTSSKSVPLDLKPGDRQEATLGGGGATIAGRVVAAGRNNDTLSKNWSLNYLVSRTSGVDYPRDAEPLSFDASGPLQESWLRQPDFDDWRATRENYFVKLAEDGRLRIVGVRPGEYDLLIQLYEQPSGCLVETIGEKVIPVTITKDQAYAGEVVLGDIEVPCRTGPRIGSDMRAFKFTDAEGRVRRVDDMNGRHVLFHVWASWCKPCLAAMPELKAAVDQHAADSLTVVGLNIDKDASAARALSQNDGWSWAQNYLGDDSDMMRQLGVSSVPAYYLIGPDGKLIGSSNTWEETEKLLSDELR; from the coding sequence ATGACCTACACCGCAAACCGACGTCAGTGCCTTCAGACATCCGCCGCGGCCATCGTGGTATTGGCGCTAGCGGGAACGATGCAACTGGCTTCGCGCGCCGACGAAAAGGATCAGGGGCCGGTGCAGAAGAAGGTGGCAACGGAAGCGTCGACGAAGGATTCGGGGGAGCTGCGGAAGATGGCGATTAGCGTGCGGGATGAGCAGGGCCGGCCGCTGTCCGGGGTAAACGTGCATGCCAGCGTGTGGGAAATCGAACGGGGTAAGAATCGATTTCCCAACCGAGATTACACGACGAATGAAATGGGTGTGGCCGAGATCGAGATACCGCGCCGCTTATTGATTTTGCGAATTTGGCCTTCTAGAGACGGCTATGTTCCCCAGGTTATCGGCTTCGAACAGGGAACGCACGACGAAGGTCGACTGATTCCCGATGCGTACGATTTCACGCTCCAGGCAGGCCACCGCCTGAGCGGATTCGTGGTTGACCTGGACGGCAAGCCGATTGCCAACGCCCGAGTCCAAGTCGAAGTTGAAGTCGACGAGCGCTCTGGGGGTGCCAATCCCAAACCGATCATCAGCGGTTGGCTGGAGGACGCAGCCATCACTGGGGAGGATGGCCGCTGGGAAATCACGAACGCGCCGGCGCAAAGAGAGGGCACGGACTACGAATTTCGCCTGCAAGTGACCCATCCTGAATTCGCTGGCGATACGCGTTGGGGAGAGCTGCAAGAGGCACAGGGAATCACGACCGAGCAGCTTCGCGCCGGCACCGCGAAACTGATACTCGATCGCGGCGTGTCGTTTTCGGGAACGATCACGGGCCCCGACGGCAAGCCGGTGACGAAGGGGCTGGTAATTTGGAACGACCGCCCCTACTGGGCGCAGGGAGTGAATGAGACGCAAATCGACGAAGCGGGCCACTACGAGACCAAGCGGCTCGCGCCTGGTAAGTATCCCCTCACCGTATTGGCTCCTGGTTTCGCTCCAGAACGACGGATGATTCAGGCGAAGCAGTCGCAGGAGCATTTTGATTTCCAGCTCGATGCGGGCCATCCCATCAAGATCCAACTTGTAGACGCATCCGGTAAGCCGGTCCCCAAAGCCTATGTGCAAATTGGCGAGTGGCGCGGAACCGAAGCGATCTACAACCACAAACATTCGAACGTGCCCGACTCGGGCATCCCGCGCAGCGCCGACGAAGACGGCGTGTACACCTGGGACTGGGCGCCGGCCGATGCCGTGGCCTACCGCATCATCGCCCAAGGATATGACGTCAAAGAGGTGACCCTCGTCGCGAAAGACAAGCCGCACCGCGTCCAGCTCGCTTCCGCGATCACGATCTTTGGGAAGGTCGTCGATGCGGCATCTGGCGAGCCAGTCGAGCTCTTCCGGGTCATCCCCGTCAAGGCGTTCCGGCCCGACTTTTACTCGACCGATTTTCAGGCGGGAAGTGTCGCCGAGGGAAAGGACGGCCGGTACAGGATCGAGATAGACAGCTATGGGGAGACGGGCAACCGATATCGCGTGAGGATCGAGGCCGAGGGGTATCGGACGGTGCTGGGGCAGAAGTCGCTTGCTGTGGGCGATGCGCCGCTGGAAGAAGATTTCAAGCTGGAAAGGGCGACGGCCCTCGAAGGCACAGTGCTGGATCCGAACGGCGAACCCGGGGACGGGTTCACCGCGGCGGTTGGAACGCCGACCGTGGCAACTCAGTTTGGCCTCGAAGGTGCTGATACAAGCTTTGGCATCGGCTTCGACGTGCGGGGGAGCAACACATTCAAGCTGCCAGCCACGTTCGAACCAAGTCGCATTCGGGTCTTCAATCAATCGGGATTTGCCGAAGTCTTGCGCCAGCCCGATGAACCGATCGGAACCATCGCTTTACAACCTTGGGCATCCGTGTCGGGCCGTCTCGTGCAAGACGACAAACCGGTTCCGAACGAATGGATCTATTTCCATCCACTGGCAGAACGCGCATTGACGGAGGCCCGCTTCCAAGATTCATTTACGGCCAAGACCGACCTGGACGGACACTTCCATTTCGACCGCTTACCGCCCATGAGCGGCGCCGTCCACGCCTATCTCGGCCCGTGGCGGGATTCCGTGCTGACTTCGAGCAAATCGGTTCCCCTCGATTTGAAGCCGGGCGATCGCCAGGAAGCGACGTTGGGCGGCGGCGGCGCTACGATCGCCGGACGCGTCGTGGCTGCCGGCAGAAACAACGATACTTTGAGCAAGAACTGGTCGCTCAACTACCTCGTGAGCCGCACGAGCGGGGTCGACTATCCACGCGACGCCGAGCCGCTGAGCTTCGATGCCTCTGGTCCCTTACAGGAAAGTTGGCTGCGACAGCCCGATTTTGACGACTGGCGGGCGACGCGAGAAAACTACTTCGTGAAACTTGCCGAGGATGGCCGCCTGCGGATCGTCGGCGTTCGGCCCGGGGAATACGACCTTCTCATTCAACTCTATGAACAGCCGTCGGGCTGTCTCGTCGAGACGATCGGCGAGAAGGTCATTCCGGTAACGATCACCAAGGACCAGGCTTACGCCGGGGAAGTCGTGCTGGGAGATATCGAAGTTCCCTGCCGCACCGGTCCGCGCATCGGCTCCGATATGCGGGCCTTCAAATTCACCGATGCCGAGGGGCGCGTGCGACGGGTCGACGACATGAATGGTCGCCATGTGCTGTTTCACGTGTGGGCAAGCTGGTGCAAGCCGTGTCTGGCGGCAATGCCTGAATTGAAAGCGGCTGTGGATCAACACGCCGCGGATTCACTCACGGTCGTCGGTTTGAACATCGACAAAGACGCTTCCGCCGCCAGAGCGCTCTCGCAAAATGACGGGTGGAGCTGGGCGCAGAACTACCTCGGTGACGACTCAGACATGATGCGTCAGCTAGGGGTCAGTTCGGTGCCGGCATACTACCTGATTGGTCCGGATGGCAAGCTCATCGGTTCGTCCAACACGTGGGAAGAAACCGAAAAGCTCCTCAGCGACGAGCTCCGATAG
- a CDS encoding arylsulfatase, whose translation MLTSIRASLTALALATATNAAIAGPPKPNIVVILADDMGFSDIGCYGGETHTPNLDRLGGGGLRFTQFYNTGRCCPTRACLLTGLYPHQAGIGHMMEDKGLDGYRGDLNSHCLTIAQVLKTAGYATYATGKWHVTKATAPSGPKHNWPLQRGFDRFYGTITGAGSFYDPATLVRDNTMISPAADKLYQPQQYYYTDAIAEHAVRFLDDHRTAHEGQPFFLYVAFTAAHWPLHALPDDIAKYRGQYDGGYAPLRRERLSRLKQAGLISPLWQLSPQAGDWEKVRDKPWETRAMEVYAAMIDRMDRGVGRIVDHLEETSRLNNTLVLFMQDNGGCAEAIGRSAAAPPAARPPSPTLPPLPADALEAAVIPKRTRDGFPVRQGEGVMPGPADTYISYGRNWANVSNTPFREYKHWVYEGGISTPLIAHWPAGIFRGGELEHQPAHLIDIMATCAAVAGANYPRQAHGESICPPEGTSLVPAFEGQPLNRQALYWEHEGNRAVRMDRWKLVAKGRKGRWELYDMEADRTELNDLSAREPERVSRMASLWETWARRAHVLPWPERRD comes from the coding sequence ATGTTAACTTCGATTCGAGCATCCTTAACCGCCTTGGCCTTGGCGACCGCAACCAATGCCGCCATCGCCGGGCCGCCGAAACCGAATATCGTCGTGATTCTCGCCGACGACATGGGCTTCTCCGACATCGGCTGCTACGGCGGCGAGACCCATACGCCGAACCTCGATCGGCTGGGAGGCGGCGGGCTGCGGTTCACGCAGTTCTATAACACCGGCCGGTGCTGCCCCACCCGTGCCTGCCTGCTGACCGGCCTCTATCCGCACCAGGCGGGCATCGGCCACATGATGGAAGATAAAGGACTCGACGGCTATCGCGGCGATCTCAACTCGCACTGCCTGACGATTGCCCAAGTGCTCAAGACCGCCGGCTACGCCACCTATGCCACCGGCAAATGGCACGTGACCAAGGCCACCGCGCCCAGCGGACCGAAGCACAATTGGCCCTTGCAACGCGGCTTCGACCGCTTCTACGGCACCATCACCGGCGCCGGCAGCTTTTACGACCCGGCCACGCTGGTGCGCGACAACACAATGATCTCGCCGGCCGCCGATAAGCTCTATCAACCCCAGCAGTATTACTACACCGACGCCATCGCCGAGCACGCCGTTCGTTTTCTCGACGACCACCGCACCGCGCACGAAGGCCAGCCGTTCTTCCTCTACGTCGCTTTCACGGCCGCCCATTGGCCGCTGCACGCGCTGCCCGACGACATCGCCAAATATCGCGGTCAGTACGACGGCGGCTATGCCCCGTTGCGGCGCGAGCGGCTCTCGCGATTGAAGCAAGCCGGGCTGATCAGTCCTCTCTGGCAGCTTTCTCCCCAGGCCGGCGATTGGGAGAAAGTGCGCGACAAGCCCTGGGAAACACGGGCCATGGAAGTCTACGCGGCCATGATCGACCGTATGGACCGGGGCGTCGGCCGCATCGTCGATCATCTCGAAGAGACCAGCCGGCTCAACAACACGCTGGTTCTGTTCATGCAAGACAACGGCGGCTGTGCCGAGGCCATTGGCCGCTCGGCCGCCGCGCCGCCGGCCGCCCGGCCCCCTTCACCGACGCTGCCGCCTTTGCCCGCCGACGCGCTCGAAGCGGCGGTCATTCCCAAGCGGACGCGCGACGGGTTTCCGGTGCGTCAGGGCGAGGGAGTGATGCCGGGACCGGCCGACACCTACATTTCCTATGGCCGCAACTGGGCGAACGTGTCGAACACGCCGTTTCGCGAATACAAGCATTGGGTGTACGAGGGCGGCATCTCGACGCCGCTCATCGCCCACTGGCCCGCCGGCATTTTTCGCGGCGGCGAGCTGGAGCACCAGCCCGCTCACTTGATCGACATCATGGCCACGTGTGCGGCCGTGGCCGGCGCGAACTATCCGCGCCAGGCCCACGGCGAGTCGATCTGTCCCCCGGAAGGCACGAGCCTCGTGCCGGCCTTCGAGGGCCAGCCGCTCAATCGCCAGGCGCTGTATTGGGAGCACGAGGGGAACCGCGCCGTGCGGATGGACAGGTGGAAGCTGGTCGCCAAAGGCAGAAAGGGCCGCTGGGAGCTCTACGACATGGAAGCCGATCGCACGGAGCTGAACGACCTGTCGGCCCGCGAACCGGAACGCGTCAGCCGCATGGCTTCCCTCTGGGAAACCTGGGCCCGCCGCGCCCACGTGCTCCCTTGGCCGGAAAGGCGAGATTGA
- a CDS encoding ferrochelatase, with protein MENAAKPAYDALLVVSFGGPERKEDVIPFLENVLRGKPVPRERMLEVAGHYDHFGGKSPINEQNRALIRALEESFAAAGPKLPVYWGNRNWHPLLSDTLRRMADDGVRRALAFVTSAFSSYSGCRQYLENIADAWRAVGDRAPQIDKLRGFFNHPGFIAAVSDRVREAFDRLPPERRATAALIYTAHSIPQAMVERCQYEAQLAEACRLVSDSLGHDRWRLAYQSRSGPPSQPWLEPDICDELRRLAAENVRDVVVVPIGFISDHLEVVYDLDTQAKAVADGLALGFVRAATVGVHPGFIEMVRELARERLEPGSARRTLGLMPPCPDVCLADCCLPTNPESVVASRVPVDYD; from the coding sequence ATGGAGAACGCCGCAAAGCCTGCCTACGACGCGCTGCTCGTCGTTTCCTTCGGTGGCCCGGAGCGCAAAGAGGACGTGATTCCCTTCCTTGAAAACGTGCTCCGCGGCAAGCCGGTGCCGCGCGAGCGGATGCTGGAAGTCGCCGGACACTACGATCACTTCGGCGGCAAGAGCCCCATCAACGAGCAGAACCGGGCATTGATTCGCGCGTTGGAAGAAAGCTTCGCCGCGGCCGGTCCCAAGCTGCCGGTTTACTGGGGCAACCGCAATTGGCACCCACTGCTGAGCGACACGCTACGGCGCATGGCCGACGACGGCGTGCGCCGGGCCCTGGCCTTTGTCACCTCCGCCTTCAGCTCGTATTCCGGCTGCCGGCAATACCTGGAGAATATCGCCGATGCCTGGCGCGCCGTCGGCGATCGTGCTCCGCAAATCGACAAGTTGCGCGGGTTCTTCAATCATCCGGGCTTCATTGCGGCCGTGAGCGATCGGGTGCGCGAAGCGTTCGACCGCTTGCCGCCTGAACGCCGGGCAACCGCTGCCTTGATCTACACCGCGCACAGCATTCCGCAGGCAATGGTCGAGCGCTGCCAGTACGAGGCACAGCTTGCCGAGGCGTGTCGTCTGGTGAGCGATTCACTTGGCCACGACCGCTGGCGCCTGGCCTATCAGAGCCGCAGCGGACCGCCTTCGCAGCCCTGGTTGGAGCCGGATATTTGTGACGAGCTGCGCCGCTTGGCGGCCGAGAACGTGCGCGACGTGGTGGTCGTGCCCATCGGGTTCATCTCCGACCATCTGGAAGTCGTGTACGATCTCGACACGCAGGCCAAGGCGGTGGCAGACGGGTTGGCGCTGGGTTTCGTCCGCGCCGCGACCGTCGGCGTTCATCCGGGCTTCATCGAGATGGTCCGCGAGCTGGCGCGCGAACGGCTTGAGCCCGGCAGTGCGCGGCGCACCCTTGGTCTGATGCCGCCGTGCCCCGACGTTTGCCTCGCCGATTGCTGCTTGCCGACGAATCCGGAAAGCGTCGTCGCGTCGAGGGTGCCCGTCGATTATGATTGA